In one Culex quinquefasciatus strain JHB chromosome 2, VPISU_Cqui_1.0_pri_paternal, whole genome shotgun sequence genomic region, the following are encoded:
- the LOC119767778 gene encoding uncharacterized protein LOC119767778 isoform X1 — translation MDAMGQDPADVPISRSTISRKRKHARKAIAQKNRKEFIPADPMVVHFDGKLLENPNGSGKVERLPTLVSWDGSEKLLGTPALVKGTGEEGGKSVYGLLRKWKCDKFIQGLCFDTTSVNTGRTNGVCANLEKLLGRELLWLACRHHVLELLLSKAFCICFGPTTSPETNLFKVFKENWPLFKKNSPKPMRIKKHHQTFRDSTVRTLKSIREWPRNDYRELFDLTLFALGEKPHDFSWKAPGAVHHARWMSKLIYATKIFLLRKEGHLIGLKKEDEKKIERFVLFGSLIYTAAWAEAPLATEAAINDLMLWKNLQLFKKTDSEIGDAVSKVLERHLWYLSEDLLGMSLFSVKLSHREKDEIVRAMKAKTASAERSVTGSKSVINTKNPCLADFATQRSLLFLPRWR, via the exons ATGGACGCTATGGGCCAAGATCCTGCCGACGTACCAATTTCAAGATCAACAATTAGCCGGAAGCGGAAACATGCGCGAAAAGCCATCgcccaaaaaaatcgaaaggagTTTATTCCGGCTGACCCGATGGTAGTCCATTTCGACGGGAAATTGTTGGAAAATCCGAACGGGTCCGGAAAAGTTGAGCGATTACCGACACTAGTGTCTTGGGACGGATCCGAGAAATTACTCGGCACTCCAGCACTCGTCAAAGGCACAG GCGAAGAAGGAGGCAAATCAGTTTACGGATTGCTGCGTAAGTGGAAGTGCGATAAATTTATCCAAGGATTGTGTTTTGATACAACTAGTGTAAACACAGGACGAACTAAcg gaGTATGTGCCAATCTTGAAAAATTGCTAGGACGAGAGCTACTCTGGCTAGCTTGTCGGCATCATGTGTTAGAATTGCTGCTATCTAAGGCCTTTTGCATCTGTTTTGGACCCACAACATCGCCGGAAACTAACCTTTTCAAGGTATTCAAAGAAAACTGGCCTCTGTTTAAGAAGAATTCACCGAAACCTATGCGAATCAAAAAACATCATCAAACTTTTCGAGATTCCACGGTGCGAACTCTTAAGTCCATCCGAGAATGGCCGAGGAATGATTATCGCGAGTTGTTTGATCTAACTTTGTTTGCTTTGGGGGAAAAGCCGCACGATTTTTCTTGGAAAGCGCCGGGAGCGGTGCACCACGCGCGATGGATGAGCAAATTGAT TTATGCCACAAAAATATTCTTGCTTCGCAAAGAAGGACATTTGATTGGACTAAAGAAAGAAGATGAGAAAAAAATCGAGCGGTTTGTTCTGTTTGGTTCGCTCATCTACACAGCAGCTTGGGCAGAAGCACCACTGGCGAcggaagcagccatcaacgaTCTGATGCTGTGGAAGAACCTTCAGTTATTCAAAAAGACTGATTCCGAAATCGGTGACGCCGTAAGCAAGGTACTTGAAAGACACCTCTGGTACTTATCGGAGGATCTGCTCGGCATGTCTCTGTTTTCTGTAAag CTCTCACATCGCGAAAAAGACGAAATTGTCAGGGCCATGAAGGCGAAAACCGCCAGCGCCGAAAGATCTGTAACCGGCAGCAAAAGTGTTATAAACACCAAGAACCCATGTTTGGCCGACTTTGCAACCCAGAGATCTTTGTTGTTTTTACCAAGATGGAGATAG
- the LOC119767778 gene encoding uncharacterized protein LOC119767778 isoform X2 has protein sequence MRIKKHHQTFRDSTVRTLKSIREWPRNDYRELFDLTLFALGEKPHDFSWKAPGAVHHARWMSKLIYATKIFLLRKEGHLIGLKKEDEKKIERFVLFGSLIYTAAWAEAPLATEAAINDLMLWKNLQLFKKTDSEIGDAVSKVLERHLWYLSEDLLGMSLFSVKLSHREKDEIVRAMKAKTASAERSVTGSKSVINTKNPCLADFATQRSLLFLPRWR, from the exons ATGCGAATCAAAAAACATCATCAAACTTTTCGAGATTCCACGGTGCGAACTCTTAAGTCCATCCGAGAATGGCCGAGGAATGATTATCGCGAGTTGTTTGATCTAACTTTGTTTGCTTTGGGGGAAAAGCCGCACGATTTTTCTTGGAAAGCGCCGGGAGCGGTGCACCACGCGCGATGGATGAGCAAATTGAT TTATGCCACAAAAATATTCTTGCTTCGCAAAGAAGGACATTTGATTGGACTAAAGAAAGAAGATGAGAAAAAAATCGAGCGGTTTGTTCTGTTTGGTTCGCTCATCTACACAGCAGCTTGGGCAGAAGCACCACTGGCGAcggaagcagccatcaacgaTCTGATGCTGTGGAAGAACCTTCAGTTATTCAAAAAGACTGATTCCGAAATCGGTGACGCCGTAAGCAAGGTACTTGAAAGACACCTCTGGTACTTATCGGAGGATCTGCTCGGCATGTCTCTGTTTTCTGTAAag CTCTCACATCGCGAAAAAGACGAAATTGTCAGGGCCATGAAGGCGAAAACCGCCAGCGCCGAAAGATCTGTAACCGGCAGCAAAAGTGTTATAAACACCAAGAACCCATGTTTGGCCGACTTTGCAACCCAGAGATCTTTGTTGTTTTTACCAAGATGGAGATAG
- the LOC119767878 gene encoding uncharacterized protein LOC119767878: MVKTRKEASVSLVGTTDPESLVQQVKLPTVGCVMKRFFFLLSSLNSVVFAISKTTSELLQVWQKTTIICQMHKNVARTIRNLLAELKMAQKDSYRDTERKRKWKIRMDQLLDVSLKKVIIEDPKVAEFLEDQRKERNFSLSSINEPQLYKRTKNEHKHAEEEEEQEATDVEHDFKPPPPKRSKMQQRKNRH, encoded by the exons ATGGTCAAGACACGCAAGGAGGCGTCCGTTTCGCTGGTCGGAACTACCGACCCGGAATCGTTGGTTCAACAGGTTAAGCTGCCGACGGTGGGGTGCgttatgaaaagatttttttttttgttaagctcGTTGAACTCCGTGGTGTTTGCTATAAGTAAAACGACGTCCGAGCTTCTACAAGTGTGGCAAAAAACCACTATTATTTGCCAGATGCACAAGAACGTGGCCAGGACCATACGGAATCTACTTGCAGAGCTAAAAATGGCGCAAAAAGACTCTTATCGCGACACCGAAAGGAAGAGGAAGTGGAAGATAAGGATGGATCAATTGCTGGATGTATCCCTGAAAAAAGTTATCATTGAAGACCCGAAAGTTGCAGAATTTTTAGAAGATCAGAGAAAGGAGCGAAATTTTTCTTTATCAAGTATTAACGAGCCACAGCTGTACAAGAGAACTAAGAACGAACATAAGCacgcagaagaagaagaagaacaagAAGCTACAG ATGTTGAACATGATTTCaagccaccaccaccaaaaagatcaaaaatgcaacaaagaAAGA ACAGGCATTAA
- the LOC119767876 gene encoding uncharacterized protein LOC119767876, with translation MAYVQRFIARKLNREKKSWQVDLTREELQKAEQSLWRLAQSEEYPDEVATLNQNQRVPADQRESLERSSNIVKLCPMLDDAGVLRVSGRIQAAECVGYETKHPVILPRDHPVTTLLLEYYHRRFQHSNNETVVNEIRQNFSIPKLRVLVRLVSNNCKWCEVYKSTPVVPQMAPLPRARLSPFLRPFTFTGVDYFGPYLIKTGRSITKRWVALFTCLTIRAVHLEIVANLSTESFKKAVRRFIARRGAPQEIYSDRGTNFQGASSELTKEISLSINKELASTFTDAHTQWRFNPPAAPHMGGSWERMVRSVKAALGAIPLERKLTRNRWRRSGIAHAESFLLMSSSGVQQPVKDPMCEGAALRNSWNQIQHTLDEFWRRFELNHSTN, from the exons ATGGCGTACGTCCAGCGATTTATCGCTCGCAAGCTGAACCGCGAGAAGAAGTCGTGGCAAGTCGACCTGACCCGAGAAGAGCTACAGAAAGCTGAGCAGAGTTTGTGGCGTCTTGCACAGTCTGAGGAGTATCCTGACGAGGTGGCCACTTTGAATCAGAATCAACGAGTCCCAGCTGATCAGCGAGAATCCCTGGAAAGGTCAAGCAACATTGTTAAACTCTGTCCCATGCTGGACGATGCTGGAGTACTTCGCGTAAGTGGGCGCATACAAGCTGCAGAATGTGTCGGCTACGAAACCAAACACCCAGTAATTCTTCCACGAGATCACCCGGTGACGACTTTACTGCTGGAATACTACCATCGGCGGTTCCAGCACTCAAATAACGAAACTGTGGTGAATGAAATTCGGCAGAATTTCAGCATTCCTAAGCTGCGGGTGCTCGTGAGGCTCGTGTCCAATAACTGCAAGTGGTGCGAAGTATACAAGTCTACTCCAGTTGTACCACAGATGGCACCACTCCCGCGAGCTAGGTTGTCCCCATTCCTGCGTCCGTTTACATTCACCGGAGTGGACTACTTTGGGCCCTACCTGATCAAGACGGGGCGCAGTATTACAAAAAGATGGGTTGCGCTTTTCACCTGCCTGACGATCAGAGCTGTCCATCTTGAGATCGTTGCAAACCTTTCGACGGAGTCGTTCAAAAAGGCAGTTCGGAGGTTCATCGCGCGTAGAGGGGCACCTCAAGAAATCTATTCGGACCGAGGAACCAACTTCCAAGGAGCTAGCAGTGAGTTAACGAAGGAAATAAGTTTGAGCATCAACAAGGAGCTGGCCAGTACGTTCACCGATGCTCATACTCAGTGGCGTTTCAATCCCCCCGCGGCACCGCACATGGGAGGCTCGTGGGAGAGGATGGTGCGTTCCGTAAAAGCTGCGCTAGGAGCGATACCGTTGGAGCGCAAATTGACGAGGAATCGATG GCGCCGATCAGGAATCGCTCACGCCGAATCATTTTTACTCATGAGTTCGAGCGGGGTTCAACAGCCGGTGAAGGATCCGATGTGCGAAGGCGCGGCTTTGAGGAACAGCTGGAACCAGATCCAGCACACCTTAGATGAGTTTTGGCGACG CTTTGAGCTGAACCACAGTACGAACTAA